One Nonomuraea angiospora DNA segment encodes these proteins:
- a CDS encoding DUF6223 family protein → MSIRHLLATAPDVSSYDLTPGRLWSLVAIVLGLAGVVLGGLALARPTGRTRAVVALAAGLAGAVVGGLVVAAAEGGPGTGYGIVGGYVALVVGLVGVALSGLGLARRPSRSR, encoded by the coding sequence ATGTCTATCCGTCATCTGCTCGCCACGGCCCCGGACGTCAGTTCCTATGACCTGACCCCCGGGCGTCTCTGGTCCTTGGTGGCTATCGTGCTGGGGCTGGCCGGCGTGGTCCTCGGCGGGCTGGCCCTGGCCCGCCCCACCGGTCGTACCAGGGCCGTCGTGGCCCTGGCGGCGGGGCTGGCCGGCGCGGTCGTCGGCGGGCTGGTCGTGGCCGCCGCCGAGGGTGGCCCCGGCACCGGCTACGGGATAGTCGGGGGTTACGTCGCCCTGGTGGTGGGGCTGGTCGGCGTGGCGCTCAGCGGGCTGGGCCTGGCCCGCCGCCCTTCCCGGTCACGGTGA
- a CDS encoding alpha-L-rhamnosidase, with the protein MTSPHVHAPTFEHHRDPLGIGENAPRLSWTVTTGLPGWRQAAYEIELSDGTASGRVESEESVLVPWPGGPLGSRERRGARVRVHGHDGKASDWSEWSWAETGLLEPADWQAGAAAPPPGLLGPPDGPALLLRRDFTLRAPIARARLYVTAHGLYEAEINGHVVGDDVLAPGWTSYGHRLRYRTHDVTTLLRRGANAIGATLADGWYRGRIGFLGGTTGVYGDRTAIIAQLEIAYEDGTAETVVTDGSWRCATGPITATSLYDGEKHDARLLPDGWSEPGFDDSAWLPADVLAHDPARLVAPSGPPVRRTETLSPVAVLTGPSGETILDFGQNLAGRLRIRVQGPAGHTVTLRHAEVLENGALALRPLRQAAALDQYTLRGGDGPEEWEPRFTTHGFRYAQVDGWPGDLGPADVQAVVCHTDLRPIGAFDCSDPLLSRLHDNVRWSMRGNYVDLPTDCPQRDERLGWTGDLQVFAPTAAFLYDCSGALASWLADLAAEQADLGTVPPYVPWVPLKFPPRSAAVWGDAAVLVPWVLYRSSGDLGLLRAQYASMKAWVEHVTSLAGDDHLWNEGFQYGDWLDPAAPPDKPGKTRTDPALVATAYHARTARVLADTAALLGHHADAARYGELAEAVRAAFRREFVTPSGRLACDSQTSYALALTFDLLEGPAQRERAGRRLVELVVQDDHRISTGFAGTPLICDALCSVGAYDTAYELLTQRACPSWLYPVTMGATTIWERWDSLLPDGTVNPGEMTSFNHYALGAVADFLHRTVAGLAPAAPGYRRLRIAPRPGGGLTHASARLETPYGLASVSWERDGETLTVTATVPPGTVAEVDLPGSAMREVGAGIHTFTVTGKGGGPGPAR; encoded by the coding sequence ATGACCTCTCCGCACGTCCACGCCCCCACCTTCGAACACCACCGCGACCCGCTCGGCATCGGCGAGAACGCGCCCCGCCTGTCGTGGACCGTCACCACCGGCCTCCCCGGCTGGCGGCAGGCCGCCTACGAGATCGAGCTGAGCGACGGCACCGCGAGCGGCCGGGTCGAGTCGGAGGAGTCGGTGCTCGTGCCCTGGCCCGGCGGGCCGCTGGGCTCGCGCGAACGGCGCGGCGCCCGCGTACGGGTCCACGGCCACGACGGCAAGGCGAGCGACTGGAGCGAATGGTCGTGGGCCGAGACCGGCCTGCTGGAACCCGCCGACTGGCAGGCCGGCGCCGCCGCACCGCCGCCCGGACTGCTCGGCCCGCCCGACGGCCCCGCCCTCCTGCTGCGCCGCGACTTCACCCTGCGCGCCCCGATCGCCCGCGCCCGCCTCTACGTCACCGCCCACGGCCTGTACGAGGCCGAGATCAACGGCCACGTCGTCGGCGACGACGTGCTCGCCCCCGGCTGGACCAGCTACGGCCACCGCCTGCGCTACCGCACCCACGACGTCACCACCCTGCTGCGCCGGGGCGCCAACGCCATCGGCGCCACCCTGGCCGACGGCTGGTACCGGGGCCGCATCGGGTTCCTGGGCGGCACGACCGGCGTCTACGGCGACCGTACGGCGATCATCGCCCAGCTCGAGATCGCCTACGAGGACGGCACGGCGGAGACGGTCGTCACCGACGGCTCCTGGCGCTGCGCCACCGGTCCGATCACCGCCACGAGCCTCTACGACGGGGAGAAGCACGACGCCCGGCTGCTGCCCGACGGCTGGTCCGAGCCCGGCTTCGACGACTCGGCCTGGCTGCCCGCCGACGTGCTCGCCCACGACCCGGCCCGGCTGGTCGCCCCCAGCGGTCCTCCCGTGCGCCGGACGGAGACGCTGAGCCCGGTGGCGGTGCTGACCGGCCCGAGCGGGGAGACCATTCTCGACTTCGGCCAGAACCTCGCCGGCCGCCTGCGCATCCGCGTGCAGGGCCCGGCCGGGCACACCGTCACGCTCCGGCACGCCGAGGTCCTGGAGAACGGCGCGCTCGCCCTGCGGCCGCTGCGCCAGGCGGCCGCGCTCGACCAGTACACGCTGCGCGGCGGCGACGGGCCCGAGGAGTGGGAGCCCCGCTTCACCACGCACGGCTTCCGCTACGCCCAGGTCGACGGGTGGCCCGGAGACCTCGGCCCCGCCGATGTCCAGGCCGTGGTCTGCCACACCGACCTGCGGCCCATCGGCGCGTTCGACTGCTCCGACCCGCTGCTGAGCCGCCTGCACGACAACGTCCGGTGGAGCATGCGCGGCAACTACGTCGACCTGCCCACCGACTGCCCCCAACGTGACGAGCGCCTGGGCTGGACCGGCGACCTCCAGGTCTTCGCCCCGACCGCGGCGTTCCTGTACGACTGCTCGGGAGCGCTGGCGTCCTGGCTGGCCGACCTGGCCGCCGAGCAGGCCGACCTCGGCACGGTGCCGCCGTACGTGCCGTGGGTGCCGCTGAAGTTCCCGCCGCGCTCCGCCGCGGTGTGGGGTGACGCCGCGGTGCTCGTCCCGTGGGTGCTCTACCGCAGCTCCGGCGACCTCGGCCTGCTGCGCGCGCAGTACGCCAGCATGAAGGCGTGGGTGGAGCACGTCACGTCCCTGGCCGGCGACGACCACCTGTGGAACGAGGGCTTCCAGTACGGCGACTGGCTCGACCCCGCCGCGCCCCCCGACAAGCCGGGCAAGACGCGTACGGACCCCGCGCTGGTCGCCACCGCCTACCACGCCCGCACGGCTCGCGTCCTGGCGGACACGGCGGCGCTGCTCGGCCACCATGCCGACGCGGCACGGTACGGCGAGCTGGCCGAGGCCGTACGAGCCGCGTTCCGCCGCGAGTTCGTCACCCCGTCGGGCCGGCTGGCCTGCGACAGCCAGACCTCCTACGCCCTGGCCCTGACCTTCGACCTGCTGGAGGGGCCCGCGCAGCGCGAGCGGGCCGGGCGGCGCCTGGTCGAGCTGGTCGTCCAGGACGATCACCGCATCAGCACGGGCTTCGCCGGCACGCCGCTCATCTGCGACGCGCTCTGCTCGGTCGGGGCGTACGACACCGCCTACGAGCTGCTCACGCAGCGCGCGTGCCCGTCCTGGCTGTACCCGGTGACGATGGGCGCCACCACGATCTGGGAGCGCTGGGACAGCCTGCTGCCGGACGGCACGGTCAACCCGGGCGAGATGACCTCGTTCAACCACTATGCGCTGGGCGCGGTCGCCGACTTCCTGCACCGCACCGTCGCCGGACTCGCCCCTGCCGCCCCCGGCTACCGCCGCCTGCGCATCGCCCCTCGGCCGGGCGGCGGCCTCACCCACGCCTCGGCCCGCCTCGAAACCCCGTACGGCCTCGCGTCCGTCTCGTGGGAACGGGACGGCGAGACGCTCACGGTCACGGCGACCGTGCCCCCAGGGACGGTCGCCGAGGTGGACCTGCCCGGGAGCGCCATGCGCGAGGTGGGCGCCGGCATCCACACCTTCACCGTGACCGGGAAGGGCGGCGGGCCAGGCCCAGCCCGCTGA
- a CDS encoding carbohydrate ABC transporter permease codes for MRALKRFGAEGIALLGAAVVFLVPFSFMLLTAVKDPLQSADLDFSWPNEWRAVQNLLEVIEARDYVLLRAYLNSTILTVVSVTLIVLFAAMAAFVLQRRAGRIGSLANFLVLAGLIIPPAIVPTIWLLQAIGLFKTLPGLILIEVAFHLSFAVLLFRAFVAAIPRELDEAAQIDGCTGLALFFRVIFPLLRPVTVTVIVTSSVAVFNDFVNPLYFLPGDDNATVQVTLYNFQSQYSTQWNLLFMDIVLITIPPLLLFIFFNRKIVAGMTAGAIKG; via the coding sequence GTGAGAGCACTCAAGAGATTCGGCGCGGAGGGGATCGCGCTGCTCGGGGCCGCCGTGGTCTTCCTGGTCCCGTTCTCGTTCATGCTGCTGACCGCGGTCAAGGATCCCCTCCAGTCCGCGGACCTGGACTTCTCCTGGCCGAACGAGTGGCGGGCCGTCCAGAACCTCCTGGAGGTGATCGAGGCGCGTGACTACGTGCTGCTGCGCGCCTACCTCAACAGCACCATCCTCACCGTCGTGTCGGTCACGCTCATCGTGCTCTTCGCCGCCATGGCCGCGTTCGTGCTGCAACGCCGCGCGGGCCGGATCGGGTCGCTGGCGAACTTCCTGGTCCTGGCCGGGCTGATCATCCCACCCGCGATCGTGCCGACGATCTGGCTGCTGCAGGCCATCGGCCTGTTCAAGACGCTGCCAGGGCTGATCCTCATCGAGGTCGCCTTCCACCTGTCCTTCGCGGTGCTGCTCTTCCGCGCGTTCGTGGCGGCCATCCCGCGCGAGCTGGACGAGGCCGCCCAGATCGACGGCTGCACCGGGCTCGCCCTGTTCTTCCGGGTGATCTTCCCGCTGCTGCGGCCGGTCACCGTCACCGTGATCGTGACCAGCTCGGTGGCGGTCTTCAACGACTTCGTCAACCCGCTGTACTTCCTGCCCGGCGACGACAACGCGACCGTGCAGGTGACCCTCTACAACTTCCAGAGCCAGTACAGCACGCAGTGGAACCTGCTGTTCATGGACATCGTGCTGATCACGATCCCGCCGCTGCTCCTTTTCATCTTCTTCAACCGCAAGATCGTCGCTGGGATGACCGCCGGCGCCATCAAGGGATGA
- a CDS encoding carbohydrate ABC transporter permease, producing the protein MVTQQEAGPRTVPGPALPRPHARRNAAYPYGLYLPAAVVYLVIFLVPTAMAFYFALTRWTLFDSTFVGLDNFRDFFAEQNLRAGFANTLVYAVLTSGLKVVFGLLLGVLLTSRLRLRGFLRSVVFFPVLVSTVAVGITFSALLRPDTGLVDKTLAVVGIDGPDWLGDAGTALLSVALVDVWKGVGLATVIYIAGIMSIPRDYYQAVAVDGGGAWHRFRHVTLPLSWPATYSVIILSLIGGLRSFDLIWTMTRGGPGFTSDTIASIIYKQYQAGFFGLSTAGNVILFVVVTAVVVPLNRFLAKRQVTS; encoded by the coding sequence ATGGTGACCCAGCAGGAGGCCGGGCCCCGAACGGTGCCCGGCCCCGCCCTGCCCCGACCCCACGCGAGGCGGAACGCGGCCTACCCGTACGGGCTGTACCTGCCGGCCGCCGTCGTCTACCTGGTGATCTTCCTGGTGCCGACGGCGATGGCGTTCTACTTCGCGCTGACCCGCTGGACCCTGTTCGACAGCACCTTCGTCGGTCTGGACAACTTCCGCGACTTCTTCGCCGAGCAGAACCTGCGCGCCGGCTTCGCCAACACCCTGGTCTACGCCGTGCTCACCTCCGGGCTGAAGGTGGTGTTCGGGCTGCTGCTCGGCGTGCTGCTCACCTCGCGGCTGCGGCTGCGCGGCTTCCTGCGCTCGGTGGTGTTCTTCCCCGTCCTGGTCTCCACGGTCGCGGTCGGCATCACCTTCAGCGCCCTGCTCAGGCCCGACACCGGCCTGGTCGACAAGACCCTGGCCGTGGTCGGCATCGACGGCCCCGACTGGCTCGGCGACGCCGGCACCGCCCTGCTCTCGGTCGCCCTGGTGGACGTGTGGAAGGGCGTCGGCCTGGCCACGGTGATCTACATCGCCGGCATCATGTCCATCCCGCGCGACTACTACCAGGCGGTCGCCGTGGACGGCGGGGGCGCCTGGCACCGCTTCCGCCACGTCACCCTCCCGCTGTCCTGGCCGGCCACGTACTCGGTGATCATCCTCTCCCTCATCGGTGGCCTGCGCTCCTTCGACCTCATCTGGACGATGACCCGCGGCGGACCCGGCTTCACCAGCGACACCATCGCCTCGATCATCTACAAGCAGTACCAGGCCGGCTTCTTCGGCCTGTCCACCGCGGGCAACGTGATCCTTTTCGTGGTCGTGACCGCCGTCGTCGTCCCCCTGAACCGCTTCCTGGCCAAGAGGCAGGTGACTTCGTGA
- a CDS encoding ABC transporter substrate-binding protein codes for MKTSHRMLAAGLAVLTTAALTSCGSDSGPAADGTVTLSFLIDNGASTTARAKGLADAFMRANPKIKIETETRPGGTEGDNLIKTRLSTGEMSDVFWYNSGSLLQALNPAQTMVDLTGDPVLADVQKEYLPAVTQGGKVYGVPSGSMSGGGILYNRKVYDQLGLQVPRTWAEFMANNDRIKAAGITPVISTFKDTWTSQLLLLSDYYNVQAAVPAFARDYTANKAKFATTPAARAGFDHLAEVHAKGYLNDGFGSATAEQGMKLLVEGKGAHYAMTSSQIPPLVATMPQAATDVGFFGVPGADAAKNGATVWEPPGVYIAKTTEHLDAAKKFLAFIASPAGTDAISKAVQPAGPYRVNGAKLPDNAIQAAKDLQAYLDKGATASALEFVSPVKGPSLEQITVAVGSGLTPPAEGAAQYDKDVDKQAKQLGLPGW; via the coding sequence GTGAAGACCTCTCACCGCATGCTCGCAGCGGGCCTGGCCGTTCTGACCACGGCGGCACTGACCTCCTGCGGATCCGACTCCGGGCCGGCTGCCGACGGCACCGTCACCCTGTCCTTCCTCATCGACAACGGCGCGTCGACCACGGCGAGAGCCAAGGGGCTCGCGGACGCCTTCATGCGGGCCAACCCCAAGATCAAGATTGAGACCGAGACGCGGCCGGGCGGTACCGAAGGCGACAACCTCATCAAGACCAGGCTCTCGACCGGCGAGATGTCGGACGTGTTCTGGTACAACTCGGGCTCCCTGCTCCAGGCGCTCAACCCGGCGCAGACCATGGTCGACCTGACCGGCGATCCGGTGCTGGCCGACGTGCAGAAGGAATACCTGCCCGCCGTGACCCAGGGCGGCAAGGTGTACGGCGTGCCGTCCGGCAGCATGAGCGGCGGCGGCATCCTCTACAACCGCAAGGTCTACGACCAGCTCGGCCTCCAGGTGCCCAGGACGTGGGCCGAGTTCATGGCCAACAACGACAGGATCAAGGCGGCCGGGATCACGCCGGTGATCTCCACGTTCAAGGACACCTGGACCTCGCAGCTGCTGCTGCTCAGCGACTACTACAACGTCCAGGCCGCGGTCCCGGCCTTCGCGCGGGACTACACGGCCAACAAGGCCAAGTTCGCCACCACTCCCGCGGCCAGGGCCGGGTTCGATCACCTGGCCGAGGTGCACGCCAAGGGCTACCTCAACGACGGCTTCGGCTCGGCCACCGCGGAGCAGGGCATGAAGCTGCTGGTCGAAGGCAAGGGCGCGCACTACGCGATGACCAGCTCCCAGATCCCGCCGCTGGTGGCCACGATGCCGCAGGCCGCGACCGACGTCGGCTTCTTCGGCGTCCCCGGCGCCGACGCGGCCAAGAATGGCGCCACCGTCTGGGAGCCGCCCGGCGTCTACATCGCCAAGACCACCGAGCACCTCGACGCGGCCAAGAAGTTCCTCGCCTTCATCGCCTCGCCGGCCGGCACGGACGCGATCAGCAAGGCCGTCCAGCCCGCGGGACCGTACCGGGTCAACGGGGCCAAGCTGCCGGACAACGCCATCCAGGCGGCCAAGGACCTGCAGGCCTACCTCGACAAGGGCGCCACGGCCTCCGCTCTGGAGTTCGTCTCGCCGGTCAAGGGCCCGTCGCTGGAGCAGATCACCGTCGCGGTCGGCTCCGGGCTGACGCCGCCCGCCGAGGGCGCCGCGCAGTACGACAAGGACGTGGACAAGCAGGCCAAGCAACTGGGGCTCCCCGGATGGTGA
- a CDS encoding LacI family DNA-binding transcriptional regulator translates to MTISDVAKLAGVSKAAVSKVIRNDYGVSEAMRDRVKRAIDELGYRPQAAARALRGRSFTIGVLMQHIGIPFYAEIMSGLVEQLEESDYQAIMIQGGTRAKTEERAIDALMDRQVDGILMIAPLAGRTQLERVAREIPTLVLGRHDRSPAYDSIVDDDRTGSELVMEHLIALGHRRIGHITFHEDHGQPADHKPHLRAETYERVMRDHGFADEIAVVATSYSEEGGYRGAHELLSRSPRPTAIFAGSDESALGVLTALHEAGLSVPDDVSVAGYDNTRLAAHPNIALTTVNQDGAVMGRTAGRLLLERVEGRAAAVHFSVTPSLVVRRSTAPPGPGA, encoded by the coding sequence GTGACCATCTCCGACGTGGCGAAACTCGCCGGGGTCTCCAAGGCGGCGGTCTCGAAGGTCATCCGCAACGACTACGGGGTCAGCGAGGCCATGCGGGACCGCGTCAAGCGGGCCATCGACGAGCTGGGCTACCGCCCCCAGGCCGCCGCCCGCGCGCTGCGCGGACGGTCGTTCACCATCGGCGTGCTCATGCAGCACATCGGGATCCCGTTCTACGCCGAGATCATGAGCGGTCTGGTGGAGCAGCTCGAGGAGTCCGACTATCAAGCGATCATGATCCAGGGCGGCACCCGCGCCAAGACCGAGGAACGGGCCATCGACGCCCTGATGGACCGGCAGGTGGACGGCATTCTCATGATCGCCCCGCTCGCCGGCCGCACGCAGCTGGAGCGGGTGGCCCGCGAGATCCCCACCCTGGTGCTCGGCCGGCACGATCGCTCACCGGCGTACGACTCGATCGTCGACGACGACCGTACGGGCTCCGAGCTCGTCATGGAGCACCTGATCGCGCTCGGTCACCGTCGCATCGGGCACATCACCTTCCACGAGGACCACGGACAACCTGCCGACCACAAGCCGCACCTCAGGGCCGAGACCTACGAGCGCGTGATGCGTGACCACGGGTTCGCCGACGAGATCGCCGTCGTCGCGACCTCCTACTCCGAGGAGGGCGGCTATCGCGGCGCCCACGAGCTGCTGAGCCGGTCCCCACGTCCGACGGCGATCTTCGCGGGCTCCGACGAGTCGGCGCTCGGCGTCCTGACCGCGCTCCACGAGGCCGGGCTCTCCGTCCCGGACGACGTCTCCGTGGCCGGCTACGACAACACCCGGCTGGCCGCCCATCCCAACATCGCGCTGACCACCGTCAACCAGGACGGCGCCGTCATGGGCCGGACGGCGGGGCGGCTGCTGCTCGAACGCGTCGAGGGCCGCGCCGCCGCCGTCCACTTCTCCGTCACGCCGAGTCTGGTCGTGCGTCGCTCCACCGCGCCTCCCGGCCCGGGCGCCTGA
- a CDS encoding cellulose binding domain-containing protein: MSYVRRRLPAILLPGFLVVLCAFVSLTEQSAGAVSDPPGPVTGNATYFDGLGAPYGGCGLPQANLDSQDFVALNVYNTPGDYAFYPRPLTGANLSKAGSWNNGLNCGRYVQVEISDYCTGTNDGAPNQAFCRNGSWVSDAYNGAKLTMLVADSCGDSNGWCRDDPYHLDLSKDSLNRFVKNGGAIGDMYPNHWNNRHVTWSFVPAPNYSGDINIGFMQGAQVWWPAISVSHLANGIHGVEYYANGAWQPAQMNGDMGQSYVIGGTTSGAGQFQIRVRDATDTLINGGRVYSFSLPTACSPCGAAYTKVTYTTSQGPTSTPTPTPTVTPTVTPTVTPTGGTGVSCDVSHQVASSWQGGFTANVTVKNTGTTAWNNWTITWTAPPGVTLVNGWGSTVTSSGATWTIKAPTWATSLAAGATATFGYQANGPSTAGPTGITCS; encoded by the coding sequence ATGAGTTACGTTCGTCGCCGGTTGCCGGCCATCCTGCTTCCCGGTTTCCTGGTCGTGCTCTGCGCCTTCGTGTCCCTGACCGAACAGTCCGCCGGCGCGGTCAGCGACCCGCCCGGCCCGGTGACCGGCAACGCCACCTACTTCGACGGACTCGGCGCGCCGTACGGCGGCTGCGGGCTGCCCCAGGCGAACCTCGACTCGCAGGACTTCGTCGCGCTCAACGTCTACAACACCCCCGGCGACTACGCCTTCTACCCCCGGCCGCTGACGGGAGCCAACCTCAGCAAGGCCGGGTCATGGAACAACGGCCTCAACTGCGGCCGCTACGTGCAGGTCGAGATCAGCGACTACTGCACGGGCACCAACGACGGCGCGCCGAACCAGGCGTTCTGCCGCAACGGCTCCTGGGTCTCCGACGCCTACAACGGCGCGAAGCTGACCATGCTCGTCGCCGACAGCTGCGGTGACTCCAACGGCTGGTGCCGCGACGACCCCTACCACCTGGACCTGTCCAAGGACTCGCTCAACCGGTTCGTGAAGAACGGCGGCGCGATCGGGGACATGTACCCCAACCACTGGAACAACCGGCACGTCACCTGGTCGTTCGTCCCCGCGCCCAACTACAGCGGCGACATCAACATCGGGTTCATGCAGGGCGCCCAGGTCTGGTGGCCGGCCATCTCCGTCTCGCACCTGGCCAACGGCATCCACGGCGTCGAGTACTACGCCAACGGCGCCTGGCAGCCGGCCCAGATGAACGGCGACATGGGCCAGTCCTACGTCATCGGCGGGACCACGTCGGGAGCCGGCCAGTTCCAGATCCGGGTGCGGGACGCCACGGACACGCTGATCAACGGCGGGCGCGTGTACAGCTTCTCGCTGCCGACGGCCTGCAGCCCGTGCGGCGCGGCGTACACCAAGGTCACCTACACCACCTCACAGGGCCCGACCTCCACGCCCACGCCGACCCCGACGGTCACCCCGACCGTGACCCCCACCGTCACGCCCACGGGCGGCACCGGCGTCTCCTGCGACGTGAGCCACCAGGTCGCCAGCTCCTGGCAGGGCGGCTTCACGGCCAACGTCACCGTGAAGAACACGGGCACCACGGCCTGGAACAACTGGACGATCACGTGGACCGCGCCGCCCGGCGTGACCCTCGTCAACGGCTGGGGGTCCACCGTCACGTCGTCGGGCGCCACGTGGACGATCAAGGCGCCGACCTGGGCCACGAGCCTCGCGGCGGGCGCGACGGCCACCTTCGGCTACCAGGCCAACGGCCCGTCCACGGCCGGCCCGACCGGCATCACCTGCTCATAG
- a CDS encoding ROK family protein has product MDAPSLPGVWRGASSGEILSLFRDAPDGLTKADVMRHTGLSRTTVNQRLDGLLAAGLLMPAEEEARTRGRPAGQFVVNRDRGVLLVADIGATGLRAAVCDLAGEVRAEREVRAEVTAGPQAILTIVDELFTEVLAAARRKPGEVLGIGLDVPGPVDFETGRVVSPPIMTGWDRYDIPGWFRSRFDCPVLVDKDVNAMAYGEQRLRYPDVPHLLMLKIGTGVGTGLIASGKVHRGADGAAGDVGHIQVTVDDVAEPPICRCGNAGCVEAYAGGWAIVRDLREAGRDVTTVDDAVRLIRSGDLVAVRLARRAARILGGAIADTVNLFNPRVIAIGGQLAHTDEQLFAGIREIVYRRSLPLATRNLQIVRSDLDPHAGVLGLAQLLVDGIYTPARVQQLVDGAVA; this is encoded by the coding sequence ATGGATGCACCGAGCCTGCCCGGCGTGTGGCGGGGAGCCAGCTCAGGCGAGATCCTCAGCCTGTTCCGCGACGCTCCCGACGGCCTGACGAAGGCCGACGTGATGCGCCACACCGGCCTGTCGCGCACCACCGTCAACCAGCGGCTCGACGGCCTGCTCGCGGCCGGCCTGCTGATGCCCGCCGAGGAGGAGGCGCGCACCCGCGGCCGCCCGGCGGGCCAGTTCGTGGTCAACCGCGACCGCGGGGTGCTGCTGGTGGCCGACATCGGCGCGACCGGCCTGCGGGCCGCCGTGTGCGACCTGGCCGGCGAGGTGCGGGCCGAGCGCGAGGTCCGCGCCGAGGTGACGGCGGGCCCGCAGGCCATCCTCACCATCGTGGACGAGCTGTTCACCGAGGTCCTCGCCGCGGCCAGGCGCAAGCCCGGCGAGGTGCTCGGCATCGGTCTCGACGTGCCGGGCCCGGTGGACTTCGAGACCGGACGGGTCGTCAGCCCGCCGATCATGACCGGCTGGGACCGCTACGACATCCCCGGCTGGTTCCGCTCCCGCTTCGACTGCCCCGTCCTGGTGGACAAGGACGTCAACGCCATGGCGTACGGCGAGCAGCGACTGCGCTACCCGGACGTGCCCCACCTGCTCATGCTCAAGATCGGCACCGGCGTCGGCACCGGCCTCATCGCCAGCGGCAAGGTGCACCGCGGCGCCGACGGCGCGGCCGGCGACGTCGGCCACATCCAGGTCACGGTGGACGACGTGGCCGAGCCGCCCATCTGCCGGTGCGGCAACGCGGGCTGCGTCGAGGCGTACGCCGGGGGCTGGGCCATCGTGCGCGACCTGCGCGAGGCGGGCCGCGACGTGACCACCGTGGACGACGCCGTACGCCTGATCCGCAGCGGCGACCTCGTCGCGGTGCGGCTCGCCCGGCGCGCGGCCCGCATCCTCGGCGGCGCGATCGCCGACACGGTCAACCTGTTCAACCCGCGCGTCATCGCCATCGGCGGCCAGCTCGCCCACACCGACGAGCAGCTCTTCGCCGGCATCCGCGAGATCGTCTACCGGCGCTCGCTCCCGCTGGCCACCCGCAACCTGCAGATCGTGCGCAGCGACCTCGACCCGCACGCGGGCGTGCTCGGCCTGGCGCAGCTGCTCGTCGACGGCATCTACACCCCCGCGCGGGTCCAGCAGCTCGTGGACGGCGCGGTGGCATAG
- a CDS encoding sugar ABC transporter substrate-binding protein, translating to MMANTRGRRTAALSAALAAGALALAACGSGETTGATPAAGEAGTAAPKIAAVIKGLDNPFFQTMKQGMDDQAATAKVPVTVQAANAITDTTGQADKLNGLAGQDFSCYVVNPISGTNLVQGLAQLSAQNKTVVNIDSPIDAAAAKSANVKLATYIGTDNVEAGKTAGQRMTELLADGGNVAAIGGIAGDVTSGARVEGFQQGLGPKVKMVQTVAANWERQTALTAATDVLQAHPDLAGFFVANDDMGLGVARAVANAGKAGKVRVISVDGIKDALNAVKAGTLDGTVAQYPYAIGLMGVEACQAAAAGKTLPASVKAPVELVTKDNADKALAATPKPFGSYDDPFASLIK from the coding sequence ATGATGGCCAACACCCGAGGTCGCCGCACCGCGGCCCTCAGCGCGGCTCTCGCTGCGGGCGCGCTCGCGCTGGCCGCCTGCGGTTCCGGCGAGACCACCGGGGCCACCCCCGCGGCCGGGGAGGCGGGCACCGCGGCCCCCAAGATCGCCGCGGTGATCAAGGGGCTGGACAACCCGTTCTTCCAGACGATGAAGCAGGGCATGGACGACCAGGCCGCCACCGCCAAGGTGCCGGTCACGGTCCAGGCGGCCAACGCCATCACGGACACGACCGGCCAGGCGGACAAGCTCAACGGCCTGGCCGGGCAGGACTTCTCCTGTTACGTGGTCAACCCGATCTCCGGCACCAACTTGGTCCAGGGCCTGGCCCAGCTCTCCGCCCAGAACAAGACCGTGGTCAACATCGACAGCCCGATCGACGCGGCGGCGGCCAAGAGCGCGAACGTCAAGCTCGCGACGTACATCGGGACCGACAACGTCGAGGCCGGCAAGACGGCCGGGCAGCGCATGACCGAGCTGCTGGCCGACGGCGGCAACGTGGCGGCCATCGGCGGCATCGCGGGCGACGTGACCAGCGGCGCCCGGGTCGAGGGCTTCCAGCAGGGCCTCGGGCCCAAGGTCAAGATGGTGCAGACCGTCGCGGCCAACTGGGAGCGGCAGACCGCGCTCACCGCCGCCACCGACGTGTTGCAGGCGCACCCCGACCTGGCCGGATTCTTCGTCGCCAACGACGACATGGGGCTGGGCGTGGCGCGCGCCGTCGCCAACGCGGGCAAGGCCGGCAAGGTCAGGGTCATCAGCGTCGACGGCATCAAGGACGCGCTCAACGCGGTCAAGGCGGGCACCCTGGACGGCACCGTCGCCCAGTACCCGTACGCGATCGGGCTGATGGGCGTGGAGGCGTGCCAGGCGGCGGCGGCCGGCAAGACGCTGCCCGCCAGCGTCAAGGCCCCGGTCGAGCTGGTCACCAAGGACAACGCGGACAAGGCGCTGGCGGCCACACCCAAGCCGTTCGGCAGCTACGACGACCCGTTCGCGTCCCTCATCAAGTAG